A portion of the Chryseobacterium tructae genome contains these proteins:
- a CDS encoding T9SS type B sorting domain-containing protein, translating into MFISTSKNVYLYQFVGVGASEATNGFNYIPPLNCFLPRRIEEIGKINEMPGIATTSINLKLNILTEVGATVLVNGVPPTPAEGPYPLTGNSLWVTYSLENFPPNLTITSTKAVTAGINGGYSSAGYGGYFAGFSSVPVIAKKSGICVPGIVLQVEDTYDTYQWFLNDVAISGANTFTYAPTQPGYYTVKVTMGACQSLTTPIYKVVNCLIQTTKEEPSCATKIITPAFSSSTQTPVSSTLKILTAPTNGTAVINANGTITYTPKPNFEGIDKIVYTFCGDSPDFMDCEEVTLNLKVVPFIVKDTSIKACWYDVAPYAYFDLTKANVTDYGMSIKKYYRTLKDLTAGINEITTPENFPATGGSVYVKVTTEQGCTANAKIDLITLPIKKSPILVDKFICIDDKTDLDAGSGYDSYQWSTGATTSGIRGVGVGEYTVILEKNGCFITQLVRVKKATDPVIQQIEINNTTATVVVAGGKAPYKFAVDGTTNWQDSNSFTGLSRGQHRFYVKDAYNCTPISAEVTVPNLLNAITPNGDNINDYIDYSDLAYKDNLKFVVYDRYGNLIFTGDRFNNYKWDGRHFDKRLVTGTYWYHVTWNEPNKDKTEIKYTGWIMVKNRE; encoded by the coding sequence ATGTTTATTTCCACATCCAAGAATGTATACCTTTACCAATTTGTGGGAGTGGGTGCTAGTGAAGCAACCAATGGATTTAATTATATCCCACCATTGAACTGTTTCTTACCAAGAAGAATTGAGGAAATTGGTAAAATTAATGAAATGCCAGGCATTGCGACCACGAGTATTAATCTAAAACTTAACATATTAACTGAAGTAGGAGCAACTGTACTTGTCAACGGAGTACCACCTACTCCTGCTGAAGGACCATATCCTTTAACAGGAAATTCTCTATGGGTAACTTATTCATTGGAAAATTTCCCTCCTAACCTTACCATTACCTCTACAAAAGCAGTAACAGCAGGGATTAATGGTGGATATAGTTCAGCCGGATATGGTGGATATTTTGCAGGATTCTCATCAGTTCCTGTAATTGCTAAAAAATCAGGAATCTGTGTTCCTGGAATTGTTTTACAAGTAGAAGATACTTATGATACCTATCAATGGTTCCTTAACGATGTAGCCATTTCTGGTGCAAATACTTTTACTTATGCACCTACACAACCTGGTTATTACACGGTAAAGGTAACAATGGGGGCATGTCAATCGCTGACTACGCCTATTTATAAAGTTGTTAACTGTTTAATACAGACTACTAAAGAAGAACCTTCTTGTGCTACTAAGATTATTACCCCGGCATTCAGCTCTTCAACTCAGACTCCGGTGTCAAGTACTTTAAAAATCCTTACCGCTCCTACCAATGGAACGGCTGTGATTAATGCAAATGGAACAATAACTTATACACCGAAGCCAAATTTCGAAGGAATAGATAAAATCGTTTATACATTCTGTGGTGACTCCCCAGACTTTATGGACTGTGAAGAAGTAACCCTAAACCTTAAGGTTGTACCTTTCATTGTGAAGGATACTTCTATTAAAGCTTGCTGGTATGACGTAGCGCCATATGCATATTTTGATTTAACAAAAGCTAACGTTACCGACTATGGAATGTCAATAAAAAAATATTACCGTACATTAAAAGATCTTACTGCCGGAATCAATGAAATAACAACACCTGAAAACTTTCCTGCAACTGGAGGATCTGTGTATGTAAAAGTGACTACAGAACAAGGATGTACTGCTAATGCAAAAATTGACCTGATTACACTTCCAATCAAAAAATCGCCAATTCTTGTAGACAAGTTTATCTGTATTGATGATAAAACGGATCTTGATGCAGGATCTGGATATGATTCTTACCAATGGAGCACAGGAGCAACTACCTCTGGAATCAGAGGTGTAGGAGTAGGAGAATATACTGTAATTCTTGAGAAAAATGGATGTTTCATCACTCAGCTGGTAAGAGTGAAAAAAGCAACTGATCCTGTTATCCAACAAATTGAAATTAACAATACAACTGCTACAGTCGTTGTAGCTGGAGGTAAAGCACCTTACAAATTTGCTGTTGATGGAACTACAAACTGGCAAGATTCAAATTCCTTCACAGGATTAAGCAGAGGTCAACATAGATTCTATGTAAAAGATGCATACAACTGTACACCTATTTCAGCTGAAGTTACAGTTCCTAATTTATTGAATGCTATTACACCTAATGGAGATAACATCAATGATTATATCGATTACAGTGACCTGGCTTATAAGGATAATCTAAAATTTGTAGTATATGACAGATATGGAAATCTGATATTTACCGGAGATAGATTCAACAATTACAAGTGGGATGGAAGACATTTTGACAAAAGACTTGTAACAGGTACATACTGGTATCATGTTACATGGAATGAGCCTAATAAGGATAAAACTGAAATAAAATATACAGGCTGGATTATGGTTAAAAACAGAGAATAA
- a CDS encoding T9SS type B sorting domain-containing protein — MKKILSFLFIFYIFTSAFAQLDREHWFAPMIDRSGAPSPYQKLYLSTSRTTPFPVSIYNNNVLIGTVNISKNNPQKFDILRDFIITTQQTDLFTPTTKGLYLKAEFPFYANLRFSVFNHAEIITSKGIPSTGKSFFTAYAPISVNNDILNFMTSILATEDNTNISITNYSPLVQFSNGTTGTTNPIINITLNKGQSYIIDGIGSNSGNFDGFIGAKITSNKPINVTNGNFNGQYAGNFPTSSDILMDQAVPADKLGSEFALVKGNGSIGANMERALIIATQDNTEIYVNNELTPIATLNTGKYFVIPDTKYVLQGNGHYNLYIKTSKNAYVYQMLAGDGSTSSEVATGGFNFIPALNCYLPKQINELGLIDENFVHSNVNPLGILNIPTKLNLITEKGAVVTVNGGTPPASTGPYNMSGTNNWVTYGIPNVTGTITIVSSKAITAGITAGSNAVGYGGFFAGFPTQPVILKSGGTCIPGLVLTVDPIIYDSYQWYRNGIAISGANSSSITPSQSGYYTCQVTMGSCAPLVTEQYKVTNCMKLTAKSYDVCSSQAITPTFSTSTQTPVPSTVTVTTPPALGTAVVNPATGVITYTVNNPGSTGNDTFTYTFCGNDPDFPDCETVTVTINIKAITVTNSILFSCDVNGKGTFDLTTASVTTNNPVTKTYYPTLADAQVENPAAQITTPNNYSAANGTIIYVVVKNALGCKSIAEITLSLYNKAIVPDNYNGTFCDDNFDGTVNITLSNITALVLNNPTYFTVRYYSNLADANTGNANTLPNNWSYTTTTTIYIRVDSPDGCASVIKPLKFSIGAKIPLASQVVAESVCDDDLDGIKTVNLAQFIPQFTLDPNVTFTFHGSLADAQNNVSPIAATVNITAPQTFYIRFEKNGVCPEVASIKITIKIPKASALLIDQMICPKMTTTLDAGPGFDKYLWSTGAATPSITNVPAGSYWVELTSNGCVYKQSVNVTEYQVPIITSIEIDGTTVKVGASGGIPPYQYSLDGVIWQTSNIFYDVPRGAHTVKVKDSKMCGEAKKDFAIINLINTITPNGDGINEAIDYSALMSNDNLVFRIFDRYGAELFRGTRENRYTWDGRVGGRYVPTATYWYFISWTEYGSTVSIKYSSWLLVRHR; from the coding sequence ATGAAGAAAATTCTATCTTTTTTATTTATATTTTATATATTCACCTCTGCGTTTGCCCAATTAGACAGAGAACACTGGTTTGCTCCAATGATAGACCGCTCAGGAGCTCCTTCCCCCTACCAGAAACTCTATTTATCTACCAGCAGAACAACACCATTCCCTGTGAGCATCTATAACAATAATGTTTTGATTGGAACGGTGAATATCAGTAAAAATAATCCTCAGAAGTTCGATATCTTAAGAGATTTTATTATCACCACCCAACAGACCGACTTATTTACTCCTACTACCAAAGGACTTTATCTAAAGGCAGAATTTCCGTTTTACGCGAACTTAAGGTTTTCTGTATTTAACCATGCCGAAATTATTACTTCAAAAGGAATTCCATCTACCGGAAAAAGTTTCTTTACTGCTTACGCTCCTATTAGTGTAAATAATGATATTCTGAACTTTATGACCAGTATTCTGGCAACTGAAGACAATACCAATATTAGTATTACCAACTACAGCCCGCTTGTACAGTTCTCTAATGGAACAACAGGAACTACCAACCCTATCATAAATATTACTTTAAACAAAGGACAATCTTATATTATAGACGGAATTGGAAGTAATTCCGGAAATTTCGATGGATTTATTGGAGCTAAAATCACTTCAAACAAACCTATCAATGTTACAAACGGAAATTTCAATGGCCAATATGCAGGAAATTTCCCTACCAGTTCCGATATTTTAATGGATCAGGCTGTACCAGCAGACAAACTCGGAAGTGAATTTGCTCTCGTAAAAGGTAATGGAAGTATTGGAGCCAATATGGAAAGAGCATTGATCATTGCTACCCAAGACAATACTGAAATTTATGTCAATAACGAATTAACTCCAATTGCCACGCTCAATACAGGAAAATATTTTGTGATTCCCGATACAAAATATGTCCTTCAAGGGAATGGTCATTACAATCTATATATCAAAACCTCTAAAAATGCTTATGTGTACCAAATGCTCGCTGGAGATGGGAGTACATCAAGTGAGGTTGCCACCGGAGGCTTCAATTTTATTCCTGCCTTAAATTGTTATCTTCCTAAACAAATCAATGAACTAGGGCTTATTGATGAAAATTTTGTTCATTCTAATGTAAACCCATTGGGGATTCTCAATATTCCCACAAAACTGAATCTTATTACGGAGAAAGGAGCTGTAGTTACAGTAAATGGGGGAACTCCACCAGCCTCTACCGGCCCTTACAATATGTCAGGTACCAACAATTGGGTTACCTATGGAATCCCTAATGTCACGGGGACAATAACCATAGTTTCAAGTAAGGCCATTACAGCAGGAATTACCGCAGGAAGTAATGCTGTAGGGTATGGAGGTTTTTTTGCCGGATTTCCTACACAGCCTGTTATTTTAAAATCAGGAGGAACCTGCATTCCAGGGCTTGTACTTACTGTAGATCCTATCATTTATGATTCTTATCAATGGTATAGAAACGGTATTGCTATTTCAGGTGCCAACAGCTCTTCCATCACCCCTTCTCAATCCGGATATTATACCTGCCAAGTAACAATGGGAAGCTGCGCACCTTTGGTGACAGAGCAATACAAAGTTACAAACTGCATGAAGCTGACGGCGAAATCCTATGATGTATGTTCTTCACAAGCCATCACCCCGACCTTCAGTACTTCAACACAAACTCCGGTACCATCTACTGTAACTGTGACGACTCCACCTGCCCTGGGTACAGCCGTTGTAAATCCTGCTACAGGAGTCATTACTTATACAGTCAATAATCCAGGCTCAACAGGAAATGACACATTCACCTATACCTTCTGTGGAAATGATCCGGACTTTCCTGATTGTGAAACAGTAACAGTAACGATCAATATTAAAGCGATCACTGTAACCAATTCAATATTATTTTCTTGTGATGTAAATGGAAAAGGAACATTTGATCTTACAACCGCCAGTGTCACAACAAATAATCCTGTTACGAAAACCTATTATCCGACTCTTGCAGATGCACAAGTGGAAAACCCGGCAGCTCAGATTACCACCCCGAACAACTATTCAGCGGCAAATGGTACGATTATCTATGTTGTAGTTAAAAATGCCCTCGGCTGTAAAAGCATTGCTGAAATAACACTATCTCTTTACAATAAAGCGATCGTTCCAGATAATTATAATGGTACTTTCTGTGATGATAATTTTGATGGAACTGTAAATATCACCCTCTCTAATATAACAGCTCTTGTACTTAATAACCCTACTTATTTTACCGTAAGATATTATTCCAATTTAGCGGATGCCAATACAGGAAATGCCAACACACTCCCTAATAACTGGAGCTATACTACAACCACTACGATTTATATAAGAGTAGATTCTCCTGACGGATGTGCTTCTGTCATTAAACCTTTAAAGTTTAGTATTGGAGCCAAAATACCATTGGCAAGTCAGGTAGTGGCAGAAAGTGTGTGTGATGATGACCTGGATGGAATTAAAACAGTAAACCTCGCTCAGTTTATTCCTCAGTTCACTTTAGATCCAAATGTTACTTTTACTTTTCATGGAAGCTTAGCTGATGCACAGAACAATGTGAGCCCAATAGCAGCTACAGTAAATATTACAGCTCCACAAACCTTTTATATCCGTTTTGAAAAAAATGGAGTATGTCCGGAAGTTGCTTCCATTAAAATCACTATTAAAATTCCTAAAGCCTCGGCTCTTCTTATAGATCAAATGATCTGCCCTAAAATGACTACAACACTGGATGCGGGTCCTGGATTTGATAAATATCTATGGAGTACAGGAGCAGCAACTCCTTCAATTACCAACGTACCGGCTGGAAGCTATTGGGTAGAACTAACTTCTAATGGCTGCGTTTACAAACAATCTGTAAATGTCACAGAATACCAGGTTCCTATCATCACTTCTATTGAAATTGACGGAACAACAGTAAAAGTGGGAGCCAGTGGCGGTATACCACCTTATCAATATTCTCTGGATGGAGTAATCTGGCAAACGTCAAATATTTTCTATGACGTACCAAGAGGAGCACATACCGTAAAGGTAAAGGATTCTAAAATGTGTGGTGAAGCTAAAAAGGATTTTGCCATTATTAATCTCATCAATACCATTACACCCAATGGCGATGGAATTAATGAAGCCATCGATTATTCTGCTTTAATGTCTAATGATAATCTGGTATTCAGAATTTTCGACCGATATGGAGCCGAGCTTTTTCGGGGAACTCGTGAAAATCGATATACCTGGGATGGCCGGGTTGGAGGCAGATATGTTCCCACAGCTACCTATTGGTATTTTATCAGCTGGACAGAATATGGCTCTACCGTTTCCATAAAATATTCAAGCTGGCTATTGGTAAGACACAGATAA
- a CDS encoding IgGFc-binding protein produces MKRFLLSLVLIFFTINTLFAQRDTEHWIAPYYVTTGDYENKVYLSTDSTTPFPVQIFSANTLLGTVTISKGDPKTFDVDPSLISASGTTDAFVVGTKGLYLKAERPFYCSLRLAEFSHGEIITSKGKAGIGTKFYVATSPNTRKAKDKYGTDNFTAGILATEDNTTVTVSWTTPDLKFINGLAASINNYSFVLNKGQSFILAGNLDDTDANAKGFIGAKIVTNKPVTLTNGSCNGNFSTGPSGSDPILDQSVPVDRLGNTFAMVKTKSTKPAANMEGGLIIATEDNTEVYINGSGTPITTLNEGGWYRIDETTMLPRVAELIPICLFPHPRMYTFTNLWEWVLVKQPMDLIISHH; encoded by the coding sequence ATGAAAAGATTTCTACTCAGTTTGGTATTAATTTTTTTTACAATTAATACCCTCTTTGCGCAAAGGGATACTGAACACTGGATTGCACCCTATTATGTAACCACAGGTGACTACGAAAATAAGGTGTATCTATCCACTGATTCTACTACCCCTTTTCCCGTACAAATATTCAGTGCCAATACCTTGCTTGGCACTGTTACTATCTCTAAAGGAGACCCTAAAACATTTGATGTAGACCCAAGCCTTATCTCTGCAAGCGGTACTACTGATGCTTTTGTTGTAGGTACAAAAGGACTTTATTTAAAAGCTGAAAGACCTTTCTATTGCAGCTTAAGACTTGCAGAGTTTTCCCATGGTGAAATTATTACCAGTAAAGGAAAGGCGGGTATTGGTACCAAATTTTATGTTGCTACCAGCCCCAATACAAGAAAGGCAAAAGATAAATATGGAACAGATAATTTTACAGCAGGGATTCTAGCTACTGAAGACAATACTACAGTTACTGTAAGCTGGACAACTCCCGACTTAAAATTCATCAATGGTCTTGCTGCCAGCATAAACAACTATTCATTTGTGCTTAATAAAGGACAATCCTTTATTCTTGCCGGAAATCTAGATGATACAGATGCCAACGCTAAAGGATTCATTGGTGCTAAGATTGTTACCAATAAACCTGTAACTCTTACCAATGGTAGCTGTAATGGTAACTTCTCTACCGGGCCAAGTGGTTCTGACCCTATTCTTGACCAGTCTGTACCTGTAGATAGATTAGGAAATACATTTGCGATGGTAAAAACCAAATCCACAAAGCCAGCGGCAAATATGGAAGGAGGTCTTATCATTGCTACGGAAGACAATACTGAAGTATACATCAACGGATCGGGTACTCCTATCACTACTCTGAATGAAGGAGGCTGGTATAGAATTGATGAAACAACTATGCTGCCCAGGGTGGCGGAGCTCATTCCAATATGTTTATTTCCACATCCAAGAATGTATACCTTTACCAATTTGTGGGAGTGGGTGCTAGTGAAGCAACCAATGGATTTAATTATATCCCACCATTGA
- a CDS encoding gliding motility-associated C-terminal domain-containing protein: MGSKSQEPQPSRSILIQQVLESIPVKSLNNCETRLTAEYDYTVCPPITTTTYDIGSCNTQVITPAFTSSAQTIDPAHTNIIVQPTKGTVAIHPTTGQITYTPNPGMTADTIDTFTYYIQGNGNPAAFEYFTIVVNTHILVVTNDVMSSCPAANGDGTYNLKVANVTSTPGATVTYFTNANLTGPIANPANYTGPAGVVYANVTSYGCSKIGTITLNTFPTPVINTTNFNANSCSNESDGNVHIDFNNVTPQIVANSALFTVTYYLNQADAINGNSNTLPSNWSYSANTIVYVRATGNVGGCPAVLGQINFTVGNKVSLITNNANADVCDNDLNGSENVNLNDYKGLFTVDPNVILSFHTSATDAQTGNNPISATQILTSSGGVYHVRFQSTTACANTGILTLTLKTPKKSNTLHDQIVCSNDKILLDAGTGFTSYLWSNGATTQTITASVGNYYVDLGFNGCVYRQHVKVATAQAPIISKIDVSGTTATVYVTGGTPPYRYSLNGIDYQSSNVFTGLSRGTHTVYVLASDGCRHVTKEFLVINLINTITPNGDGINDILNYSELRIKQNVSIEVSDRYGNSVYKSSDKNYIWDGKSNGRNLPTGTYWYVIKWIEPDTQLQVSHSGWLLIKNRE; encoded by the coding sequence ATGGGGTCGAAATCCCAGGAGCCACAACCTTCACGCTCAATCCTAATCCAACAGGTTCTGGAATCTATACCTGTAAAATCACTAAACAATTGTGAGACCAGACTTACTGCAGAATACGATTATACAGTATGTCCGCCTATTACAACAACAACTTATGATATTGGTTCATGTAATACTCAAGTCATTACTCCTGCATTTACAAGCTCTGCACAAACTATAGACCCTGCTCATACAAATATTATTGTACAACCAACGAAAGGAACTGTTGCCATTCATCCTACTACAGGGCAAATCACGTATACACCTAATCCGGGTATGACTGCAGACACTATAGATACTTTCACCTATTATATTCAGGGAAATGGAAATCCGGCTGCATTTGAATATTTTACAATTGTAGTAAATACCCACATCCTTGTAGTAACGAATGATGTTATGTCTTCCTGTCCGGCAGCCAATGGAGATGGTACTTACAACTTGAAGGTAGCCAATGTAACTTCAACCCCAGGAGCAACAGTAACTTACTTTACCAATGCCAATCTAACAGGCCCTATTGCCAATCCGGCAAACTATACAGGTCCAGCAGGAGTTGTATACGCAAACGTAACATCTTACGGCTGTTCCAAAATAGGAACTATTACTTTAAACACATTCCCTACTCCTGTTATCAACACTACTAATTTTAATGCTAATAGTTGCAGTAATGAATCGGACGGAAATGTACATATAGACTTTAACAATGTTACTCCACAGATTGTTGCTAATTCAGCTCTTTTTACCGTAACATATTATCTTAATCAGGCTGACGCCATCAACGGAAATAGTAATACGCTTCCTTCAAACTGGTCTTATTCTGCGAATACAATAGTGTATGTAAGAGCGACAGGTAATGTAGGAGGTTGCCCTGCAGTTCTTGGGCAAATCAACTTTACAGTAGGAAATAAGGTTTCTTTGATTACAAATAATGCTAACGCTGATGTCTGTGATAATGATTTGAATGGTTCAGAAAATGTAAATCTAAATGATTACAAAGGTTTATTCACTGTTGATCCCAATGTTATCTTATCATTCCATACTTCTGCTACTGATGCTCAGACAGGAAACAACCCTATCTCAGCAACGCAGATCTTGACTTCTTCTGGAGGAGTTTATCATGTAAGGTTCCAAAGCACTACAGCATGTGCCAATACAGGAATTTTAACTCTTACTTTAAAAACACCTAAAAAATCTAACACTCTTCATGATCAGATCGTTTGTTCGAATGACAAGATTCTTTTGGATGCAGGAACCGGATTTACATCTTATCTATGGAGTAATGGAGCAACAACCCAAACTATTACGGCTTCTGTTGGAAACTATTATGTAGACCTTGGATTTAACGGATGTGTATACCGCCAGCATGTAAAGGTTGCTACAGCACAGGCTCCTATTATTTCAAAAATAGATGTTTCTGGTACTACAGCTACTGTTTATGTAACAGGTGGAACCCCTCCTTATAGATATTCATTAAATGGTATTGATTACCAATCCTCTAATGTCTTTACAGGTTTATCAAGAGGTACTCATACTGTATATGTACTAGCCTCTGACGGATGTAGACATGTAACCAAAGAATTTCTGGTTATTAATCTTATCAATACAATCACTCCTAACGGTGATGGAATTAATGATATCCTGAACTATTCTGAATTAAGAATAAAACAGAATGTATCAATTGAAGTTTCGGATCGATATGGAAACTCAGTCTATAAATCTTCTGATAAAAATTATATCTGGGACGGAAAATCCAATGGCAGAAATCTTCCTACTGGAACTTATTGGTATGTAATTAAATGGATCGAACCAGATACTCAATTACAAGTTTCACACTCAGGATGGCTTTTAATTAAAAATCGGGAATAA